The Mycolicibacterium aichiense region GGGATGATGTAGTACTTCTGGGTGGGATCGGTGGTCGGCAGCGCAATGGCCGAATTCACCTGCTGGGAGGTCAGGTCCGCGTACTTGGTGTGCACGAAGATGATGCCCAGCCCGGCGTTGAGCACCGACAGGACATTGAGCGGGTAGCGCGGGAAGTCGGCGAACCCGTCGTACTCCAAGGTGTAGTTCGTTGTGGGGAAGGCGTTTTCCGGGGTAGCGCCATAAAACGGCAGGCCCAGGCTGGGCAGGTTCAACCCCGGGAAGCGGGACAACATGCCGCCGTTGGGGTTCATCTCGTTGCCGACCAACACAAAGTCGACGGGTGTGCCCGGCGGCAGCTGACTCATGATCAGTGATGAGATGATCGCGCTCTGGGAGTAACCGAACACCGTGGCGGTGTTGCCCGCCGCGACCTGTTCGGCGATCGACGCGGCCAGAATCTGAATGCCCTGTTGCACTGACACATTCAGTGGCAGGCTCTTCACCCCGGTGATCGGATACAGCCCCTCCGGGGTATCCAGCTGAAATGGGATGGACCCCGGGTACGACGGTGCGATGTACAGATTGAAGACGTTCTGGATGTAGGTGGGTTTGGGGATCGGCACACCGCTGGGGCCCATGATCAACGCCGTGTTCTGGGCGGCGACAGCCTGGACCAGGCCCTCCGGCGCCAACGTCGTGGCCGCCGCGGGGCGCGCCGAGACGCCGGTGTCGCGACGACTGTAGGCCAGCGCCGCCAACTCCAGTGGCGAATCGGTGGGCGGCGCGTCGGGCGCCGACGGCTCGGCGGTCGCTGCCGGGGCGGCCTTGGCGGTTGCCCGCGACGTGATCGACTGTGCTCGCACCGCTGTGGCCGGACGGGCGCGACCCGAAGCGGCCGCGGTAACACCGCGCTTTGCCGGTGCGGCCGCGTTCTGGCTCGATGCCGACCGGGCCGAGCCGGCATGCGCCGAGGAGCCGCCGTCGTCGTCGGCCCACGCTGTGGCGGCGCCGAACGCCGCGGCACCCACTCCCAGCGCGACCGCCAACCCGCCAACTCGACCGATGAAGCCCGCTGCGCGCACGTTGTACCCCTTTTAGTCACCCGACCACGTGTCGTGGCGAAGACTAGCCTGTTGCCGCGAGGTTCGCTGTCACATTCGTTTCGCGAACGCAGCGCGCAGGTCAACGGACAACGAATTGTTGCTGTCGGGTGTGACGGGCAACGTTTGGTGTAGCGACCTCAGAGTGCCGGGCCGAGCAAGTCGTCGGCGTCTTTGATGATGTAGCCGTAGCCCTGTTCGGCCAGGAACCGCTGCCGGTGGGCGGCGTACTCGGCGTCGAGGCTGTCGCGGGAGACCACGGAGTAGAACACCGCTCCGCCACCGTCGTGCTTGGGACGAAGCAGCCGCCCGAGCCGCTGTGCCTCTTCCTGGCGCGAGCCGAATGTTCCCGAAACCTGAACCGCCACCGAGGCTTCCGGCAGGTCGATGGAGAAGTTCGCGACCTTGGACACCACGAGCGTCTTGACCTCACCTCGGCGGAAGGCGTCGAAGAGCTCCTCGCGCTCGGCGTTCTTCGTCGAACCCTGGATCACCGGAGCGCCCAACTCGGTGCCGAGCTCGTCGAGCTGATCCAGGTAGGCGCCGATCACCAGCGTCGGCTCGTTGGGATGCTTGGCGAGAATCGACTTCACCACCGCGATCTTCGAGTGCGCGGTCGAGCAGAGCTTGTACCGCTCGTCCGGCTCGGCGACCGCGTAGAGCATGCGCTCGTTGTCGGTCATGGTCACGCGCACCTCGATGCACTCCGCCGGGGCGATCCACCCCTGAGCTTCGATGTCCTTCCACGGTGCGTCGTAACGCTTGGGACCGATCAGGCTGAACACGTCGCCCTCGCGGCCGTCCTCGCGGATCAACGTCGCCGTCAGCCCCAGCCGGCGGCGGGACTGCAGGTCGGCCGTCATCCGGAACACCGGTGCCGGCAGCAGGTGGACCTCGTCGTAGATGATCAGGCCCCAGTCCCGGCTGTCGAACAGCTCCAGATGCTTGTACTCGCCCTTGGTGCGGCGGGTGATCACCTGATACGTGGCGATGGTGACGGGCCGGATCTCCTTGCGCTCACCGGAGTACTCGCCGATCTCCTCCTCGGTCAGCGACGTCCGCGCGATCAGCTCACGCTTCCACTGCCGGCCCGCAACCGTGTTGGTGACCAGGATCAAAGTCGTCGCACCCGCTTTGGCCATCGCCGCCGCGCCCACCAGCGTCTTGCCCGCGCCACACGGCAGGACCACCACACCCGAGCCGCCGTCCCAGAACGAATCGGCGGCCATCTGCTGGTAGTCGCGGAGTTGCCAACCGTCCTGGGCGAGGTCGATCGGATGGGCTTCGCCGTCGACGTAGCCCGCCAGGTCCTCGGCCGGCCAGCCGATCTTGAGCAACATCTGCTTGATCCGGCCGCGCTCACTGGGATGGACGATCACGGTGTCGTCGTCGATCCGCGCGCCGAGCATCGGATTGATCTTCTTGTTGCGCAACACCTCTTCGAGCACCGCCCGGTCGAGGCTCACCAACGTCAGGCCGTGCGCCGGATGCTTCACCAGCTGCAGCCGGCCATACCGGGCCATCGTGTCGACGATGTCGACCAGCAGCGGCTGCGGCACGGCATAACGCGAGAAGCTGACCAGCGCGTCGACCACCTGCTCGGCGTCGTGCCCGGCAGCGCGGGCGTTCCACAACGCCAGTGGGGTGATGCGATAGGTGTGGATGTGTTCGGGGGCGCGTTCGAGCTCCGCGAACGGCGCGATCGCGGAGCGCGCGGCACCGGCAAGCTCGTGGTCGACTTCGAGCAGCACGGTCTTGTCGGACTGCACGATCAACGGGCCCTCAGTCATGTCAGGCCCATGCGTTCACAACTCATAACGCTCCATTATCCAGCGTCGGCCGACATCACCGACGTCACGCGATGCACCGCGAACTCCCGCGGGCGGCCCTGAGCGGGATCCCAGGCCATCAGCTGACCCCCGCTGACGGTGAGCGGGCGTACTACCCGCTGGGTGGCGACCCCGGCCGCGTCGACATAACCGATCACCACGTCTTTTTGTTCCATGGCCGCCTGCTGCAACAGGGCCATCGAGACCGCCGGATCCAGGCGGACGTTGGCGAACGGGGTGGTCGAATCCACTCGCCGCAACACCGCCACCACCGAGGCCAGGGTGTCGGTGCTCGGCTTGGGCAACGCGCGGAACGGCCGACGGTGTTGGGGTGTGGACACCCGTGCACCGCGCTGCCGCAGATCGACGATCGCTCCCGAGGAATCCTCGGCGGCCGGCGCGAAGCCCGCCGTGCGCAACGCCGCGAGCACGTCACCGATCGGCGCCTGTGACACCGCCACCGTGGGCGCCAGCAGCCGCACCTCCAGATGTTCCAAAGCCGGCGCGGCCACCGCATGGGCGAGCAGTGTCGGGTCCTCGCAGCGCAGGAACGACGACGCCATCCCGACCCGCAGCTGGCCATGCCGACGGGCGACATCGTTGATCAGATACGTCAAGCCTTGGGGGACAGGTGTTTTCGAGTGCCGCTCGAAGAAGGTATGAAGACCGCCCGCGGTGCGCCCGGTATCCAGGGCGTGCCGGATCGAGGATTCGCTGACCCGGTACACCATGGCGGCGCCGGCCGATTCCACCGCGGCCACCGCCGCCAGTTCGTCGGCAAGGTCGCGCTGCAGCGGCCCGGGCACCACAACGGTCAGGTCGGCCTGTACCAGGAAATGGTCGATCGGTGCGGGTAGCGCCTTGCCCATCGCGTCGATCGCGGCGTCCTCGGCGCCGGCGAGCAGCACCCGCGCCGGTGTGCTCAACGCGCCGCGGCCGATCAGGCCCACGGCGTGGGCTTCGTCGAGCAGGTGCGCGATCGGTTCGGGCTGCAACCGGGCGGCCCACCGCGGTCGGCGCCAGATCAAGGCCCGTGAAGCGTGCTGCGCATCCACGCCGGAGCCGGGCGGCAGCTCGGCGAGCAGCTCCAGCAGCAGTCGCCGATCCAGCGGTGCGGCCGTCGAATACAGCGAATCAGACAGTGCGGCATAGGGTTTGCCATCGGGGCCGCGGCTACCGATCAGTCCTGGGCGTGATGGCAAGTCCAGCCAGCTGCCGGCCAGCAGATACCAACGGGTGGCGGTGGGCGTTTCCATGAATCGGTCCGCGGCCACCGTCGGCGTCCAGTACGGGCTCGCGCCATCCTGGGGTTCGGGGTCGGGTGTGCCGCTGGCGATCAAGCCGGCCGCCGAGCTGATCTCGAGCACCAGCCCGAGGCGTTGTTCGTCGATTCCGGTCAGCTTGCTCAGCCGCTTGGCTTCGCGCACCCCGAGGCCGCCGCTGCGCAACTCGGGAACCGGTGTAGCAGAGAGGGTTTCGATGACCAGCTCGATCTCGCGGATCAGGTCAAGGACGGCACCGGCCGCGGCGGAGTCGACGTCGGCGATGGTGGTGGTGCCAGACACCGGGTCGGGTGCGGTCAGGCTCACCGGGCCGGGCTCCTCGCCGCGCAGCACCTGACCGACGTGCCGCGGCAGGATCACCGTCTCGGCATCGAGTTGGCGCAGCAGTCCGGCCGCCAGCAGCCGTGGCACCGGCCGGTCGGCGGGCGCGCCCGGCGCGGCGTCACGGGTGCGGCCCACCGGGGACCCCATCAGCAGCCGGTCCAGCAGTTCGAGCTGGGGTTCGTCGAGGGCGTCGATCGCGGCGGAGATCTCCGCTGCCGAGCGGGACGAATCCTCCCCGATCGCCTGGCCGGGATACCAGGGCAGTCCTGCGGCCGCTTCGGCCGACACCCGCAGCTCGCGCTCGCCCCAGACCAGTGCGCGCTCACGCAGGTCGTCGAGCGCGGACAGGATCGACTTCTCGTCGGCCCGCTCGCCGACGAGGGCGACCAGCTTGGTCACCGGGGTAGCCGCGGTCTCGGCGTGCAGCACGATCAGGGCGTCGAGAACGGCAAGCCGCAGGTAGTCCAGCTCGTCGGTGGCGGCCTTGACCGATTGCCGTGCCACCGCGCGGGCGGCCAGCGCGGCGATGCTGCCGGGGGCCGGCTGGGCAAGATCCGGCCGCAGTTCCAGCAGGCGGATCAGCCGGTCGTCGGGCAGATCGGCCAGCCAGGCGCCCAGCGGCACGCCAGGGCTGTCTTCCCGGGTCGCTTCGCTCCTGCCCGCCGGCCGCCCGGACTGTGCACTCATTGTTGACCAGCGTAAAACAGCCGCCTGTGTGCACAAGCCGGGCCGTGAGATGACAGAATGTTGCCGTGGCTGAGAAGAAGACAAGGTATGTCGACAATGGCTGGCCGACCAGCGACCCCGACGACCACGCCGTGAGCGAGCTGGCCGCCGATCGGACCGGCGCGCTGTCCCCGTTCGGCGACATCACGTTCCCGTTGCCGGCCTCTGACCTGCCGTACCTGCACCCGGTCACCGTCGTCAACAAGTAGACGGTGACCGACGGACCGCAGCGCCGCCTCTCGCACCTCGACGAGCACGGTGCGGCGCACATGGTCGATGTCACCGACAAGGCCGCCACCACACGCACCGCGGTGGCGGCCGGCTCTGTTCACACCACCGCCGAGGTGGTGGAGCTGATCACGGCGGGCGGCCTGCCCAAGGGTGACGCACTCGCGACCGCGCGGGTGGCCGGGATCCTGGCGGCCAAACGCACATCCGATCTGATTCCGCTGTGCCACCACCTCGCCTTGACCGGGGTCGACATCGAGTTCGCGATCGGTGACGCCGTCGTCGGCGTGACCGCCTCGGTGCGCACCACCGACCGCACCGGCGTCGAGATGGAGGCGTTGACCGCCGTGAGCGTCGCCGCCCTGACGCTCTACGACATGATCAAGGCCGTCGACCCTGCCGCGCGCCTCGAGGACATCCGGGTGCTGCGTAAGGAGGGCGGTAAGACCGGCCTGTGGGTGCGCGAGCCATGACGCGGTCCGCACGGGTCGTCATCGCCTCCACCCGGGCGGCGACCGGTGTCTACGAGGACCGGACCGGCCCGATCGTCGTCGCCTGGCTCGCCGAGCGCGGCTTCGACGTACCCGCCGCCAGCGTGGTGGTGGACGGCAACGCCGTCGGGGACGCGCTGCGCGCGGCGATCGACTCTCGCGCCGACGTCGTCATCACCTCCGGCGGCACCGGAATTTCACCGACCGACGCCACCCCCGAGGCGACCATCGGCGTTCTCGACTATCAGATCCCCGGCCTGGCCGACGCCATCCGCCGGTCCGGTCTACCTGCGGTGCCGACAGCGGTGCTGTCCCGAGGGGTGTGCGGCGTCGCGGGTCGCACACTGGTGATCAACCTGCCCGGCTCGACGGGCGGGGTGCGCGACGGACTGTCGGTGCTCGCCGACGTGCTCGACCATGCGCTGGACCAACTGTCCGGAGGGGACCACCGCTGATGACACGCATCCTGCGGGCCGCGCTCGTCGAGGGCCCGATCTCGCTGACCGAGCACGAAGAGTTGGTCGCCGACGACGCCGCAGGCGCGGTCGTGGGCTTTTCCGGGATGGTGCGTAATCACGATGGCGGCCGAGACGTGGTGCGGCTGGAGTATTCGGCGCACCCGATGGCCGAGCAGACCTTGTTCGAGGCGGTCGCCGAGGTGGCCGGGAAAGCCACCGGTGTGCGGGCGATCGCTGCCAGCCATCGGGTCGGCGTGCTGCAGATCGGGGCCGCCGCCCTGGTGGCCGCCGTGGCGGCCGACCACCGGCAGGCGGCGTTCGAGGCGTGTGCCTTGCTCGTCGACACCGTCAAAGAGCGGCTACCGGTGTGGAAGCACCAGTTTTTCGCCGACGGAACCGACGAGTGGGTGAACTCGGCGTGATCGCTTACTGAGCCGGAGCCGGTGCCGGTGCGGGGGCAGCCGGAACCAGCGGTGCGTTCGGGTCGGCCGGAGCCGGCGCCGGAGCGTTTGGATCACCGGGCGGGGTGCCCATGCTGGGATCGTTGGTCACCGGGGTGTTCAGCGGACGCTGGGTCAGGGCCAGGAGCGCGTCACCCTTGCTGACCTGCTGCGTCTGGATCGCATGCCACAGTTCCTTGAGGTACGTGACATTCGGGCCGTCCTGGGGGCCTTCCGGCTGATCGCTGGTACCCGGCGGCAGATTCTCCGGGCTCGTCAGGTGCGGCATGCCGTCAGGCAGCTGCTCTGTCGGGCTGGCGGCGACCACGTCGGTGCCCGGCGCGGGCGCTGCGGCCGGATCGGCCGGCGCGGGAGCGGGAGCCGGCGGCAAGGTCGGCGGGACCGCTGGGTCGGCGGGAGCCTGCGGAACGAAGTGAATCGACGCCGCCTGGACGGTGACGGTCTGCTCGTCAGGGTTCGCGGGTGCCTCGGGGGCAGGCATCTGCAGAGCGGTGTCGACCACCGGCTCAGCGGCCGGCGGGGCTACTTCCTGAGCGACCGGGACGACGTCCGGCTGCGGAGCAGGCGGCAGGTCGGCGGGCGCCGGGGGCAGATCCTGGGGGGCTGGGGGGATGTCCTGCGGAGCCGGGGCAGGCGGGAGATCCTGCGGTGCCGGCGGCAGGTCCTGCGGGGCGGGGGCCGGGGGCATGTCCTGCGGCGCGGGCGGGAGATCCTGGGGGGCCGGGGGCATGTCCTGCGGAGCGGGCGGGAGATCCTGGGGGGCCGGGGGCATGTCCTGCGGAGCCGGCGGCATGTCCTGCGGCGCCGGAGGCAGATCTGCCGGGGCATCCGGTGCCGGGGCGTCCGGCGCGGGCGCCTCGAAACCGGCGGGCTGAATCTGGGCGTCTTCGGGAGTGGGCTCGTTCACCACATTGCGCGGGGTCGCACCCGAAAGGCCGCGTCCGCACACCGGCCAGGCGCCGCGGCCCTGGCTCGCCAGGACGCGTTCGGCGATGGCGATCTGCTGGTCCTTGCTGGCCATGTTCGCGGCCGGGGCGTACTGGCCGCCACCGTGTGCGGACCAGGTGCTGGGGGAGAACTGGAGACCACCCTGGTAACCGTTGCCGGTGTTGATGCCCCAGTTTCCGCCGGACTCACAACGGGCAACCTGATCCCATTCGGCATCCGGGGCCGCTTGGGCCTGGCTGGCGAAGGCGAGGCTGCCGCCTCCGATGACCGCACCGGTGACCGCGATCTTTGCGACGCTGACTGACGATGAAGTGGGCTTGCGATGCCGTCCACTCATATGGCGAAGTGTTCCTCTCTTCAATGCGCCTGCGAGGTCAGCTGTCGGGTTCGGGCTGGAGAGGTCGCCCGGCCGTCGTCGTCTCTGGTGGAAACGATTTTGGCTTCACCCCAAGGAGTTTTGTGGCTCCGAGTCCTATCGGTGGACCGGTGGGTCCCCCGCCTCCATCCATGGTGTTCGTTGGTCTCTCCGCTCCTTGGATGGAGCTCAGCGCTAAGAGCGAAGAGGGTCTGCCCGGGTTGAGGGGGCTGACCTTCGAGAGACGGTAATGGGATCGGCGGGACCCGTCATCTTTTGCAAATCCGGGCGTTTCTGGTACTGGCAAACCTTAAAAAAGGTTAAAGCCCCTAGACAGCCTGACGTTCGCCCAGGTAGTTCCGCCACTAAACCGCACCGTGGCCATCTCGTTACCTGATCGTGATGTGACGTAAATCACGCTCACCCGCCGGCAAACGGGGGTAACACGTCGAGCGTCTGGCCGGATTGCAGGGTCGTCGCCTTGTTTCGGACCGCGATGCCGTCGCGCAGATATGAACAGCGCTGTAACACCCGCGCTAATTCCGCGTTGCGACAAGCTAATTCGTCCACCACATCGGCGACGGTCGCGCCGGGACGCACGGTGAGTTGATCAGACTCGGTACCCGCGGCGGCGCGCGCCGCAGCGAAGAAACGCACAGTCACCTGTACCGATTCGGCCACGTCAGCCCCCGATCGCGCTCATCGGCCGATGGGGCTGGACGAAATCCGGATCGTTGATGCCGTGGCCGGCCGCCTTGCGCCACATCGCGCCACGCCATGCCGTCTCCAGCGCCGCATCGTCGGCGCCATTGCGCAACAGCGCCCGCAGATCGGTTTCCTCGGCGGCGAACAGGCAGTTACGGATCTGCCCGTCTGCGGTCAGGCGGGTCCGGTCGCAGGCCGCGCAGAACGCATGCGAGACCGAGGCGATGATCCCTACCGTCGCCGGGCCACCGTTGACCTGCCAGAGCTGGGCCGGCGCCGACCCGCGCGGTGCCGGATCCGTGGTGAGGGTGAAGCGCTCGGCCAGTGCCGCGTAGATCTCGTCGGCACTCAGGTTGGCATCCCGACGCCACAGGTGGCCCGCATCGAGCGGCATCTGCTCGATGATGCGCAACTGATAGCCGTAGCGCAGGCAGTACTCCAGCAGTTCGACGCCGTCGTCGAGCCCGGTGACCGCATCCAGGACCGCGTTGACCTTGACCGGCCCCAGACCGGCCTCGGACGCGGCGGACAGACCGTCGAGGACATCGGGTAGGCGGTCCCGCCGGGTGATGGCGGCGAACTGCCCGGCGTCGAGGCTGTCGAGCGACACGTTGACCCGATTCAGACCCGCATCGGCCAGTGCCCGGGCACGACGGGACAGGCCCACCCCGTTGGTGGTCAGCGCGATCTCGGGACGCGGGCGCAGCGCGGCCACCGCCGCCACCACGTCTTCGAGCCCGCGATACAGCAGTGGCTCACCACCGGTGAAGCGCACGCTGGTGATGCCGAGCCGGTTCACCGCCAGAGTGAGCAGCCGCACCAGCTCGTCGCGGGTCAGCAGGTCGTCGCCGGGCAGCCAGTCCAGTCCCTCGGCGGGCATGCAATAGGTACAGCGCAGATTGCACCGGTCGGTCAGCGACACCCGCAGATCGGTGGCGACCCGGCCGAAGGTGTCGACCAAAGGTCCGCTGCGCGGCATGTCCGCCGGCGGCACGTCGTCGCGGCGGATCGCAGGCACTCCCAGCCCGACAACGGTCATGCCGGCACCCGGGCGTGGTCGGCGGGCACGATTTCCTTGCCAAGCGGCATCAGGGAGACCGGGATGAGTTTGAGGTTGGCCAGCGCCAGCGGGATCCCGATGATCGTGATCGCCATCGCCACCGCGCTCACCAGGTGGCCGATGGCGAGCCACACGCCGAACAGCACGACCCAGATGACGTTGCCGACCAGCGCGCCAGGCCGCGGTCCCGGCTTGTCGACGATGGTCCGCCCGAACGGCCACAGCGCGTAATTGGCTATCCGCAGGGAGGCGAAGCCGAACGGAATGGTGATGATCAGAACGAAGCTGACCAGCGCGGCCAGCAGATAGCCCAGGGCAAGCCAGAGCCCGCCGAACAGCAACCAGACGACGTTCAGGATCAGGCGCATGTCTCCTCCAGCGGTTTGCCCAGCCTACCGAACTAAACTCTGGTGCTGGCCGTAGGTCTTCCCGAGTAGGATCACCGGCACGCGTCCTGCACCGGCGGGACGCTTCGTCATGTTGTCATGAACCCCGTCAGACAAGCAGGTGAGACCAGTGCCGACCGGCAAGGTGAAGTGGTACGACGCCGAGAAGGGATTCGGCTTCCTGTCCCAGGAGGAAGGCGAGGACGTCTATGTCCGTGCGTCGGCACTGCCTGAGGGCGTCGAAGGTCTGAAGGCCGGCCAGCGGGTCGAGTTCGGGCTGGCATCCGGGCGTCGCGGCCCACAGGCATTGAGCGTCAAGCTGATTGACCCGCCGCCC contains the following coding sequences:
- a CDS encoding PE-PPE domain-containing protein, whose amino-acid sequence is MRAAGFIGRVGGLAVALGVGAAAFGAATAWADDDGGSSAHAGSARSASSQNAAAPAKRGVTAAASGRARPATAVRAQSITSRATAKAAPAATAEPSAPDAPPTDSPLELAALAYSRRDTGVSARPAAATTLAPEGLVQAVAAQNTALIMGPSGVPIPKPTYIQNVFNLYIAPSYPGSIPFQLDTPEGLYPITGVKSLPLNVSVQQGIQILAASIAEQVAAGNTATVFGYSQSAIISSLIMSQLPPGTPVDFVLVGNEMNPNGGMLSRFPGLNLPSLGLPFYGATPENAFPTTNYTLEYDGFADFPRYPLNVLSVLNAGLGIIFVHTKYADLTSQQVNSAIALPTTDPTQKYYIIPTENLPLLEPLRLLPVIGTPVADLLQPALKVIVNLGYGDPQYGWSTNGFANQQTTFGFIPDVNWGQVANLFVAGIGQGLHAFAADVSPGGVMWQELAALKPPSLGPAPALPTPAGVISTLQTVITDIAYTISNSAAALYAAALPTADIANAIVTMLPAYGITLFLGGIQQALSGDVINGLVNAIGLPIAAATGLVTTAGLIEVLVLIQAVQGFLGQETNV
- a CDS encoding DNA repair helicase XPB, whose amino-acid sequence is MTEGPLIVQSDKTVLLEVDHELAGAARSAIAPFAELERAPEHIHTYRITPLALWNARAAGHDAEQVVDALVSFSRYAVPQPLLVDIVDTMARYGRLQLVKHPAHGLTLVSLDRAVLEEVLRNKKINPMLGARIDDDTVIVHPSERGRIKQMLLKIGWPAEDLAGYVDGEAHPIDLAQDGWQLRDYQQMAADSFWDGGSGVVVLPCGAGKTLVGAAAMAKAGATTLILVTNTVAGRQWKRELIARTSLTEEEIGEYSGERKEIRPVTIATYQVITRRTKGEYKHLELFDSRDWGLIIYDEVHLLPAPVFRMTADLQSRRRLGLTATLIREDGREGDVFSLIGPKRYDAPWKDIEAQGWIAPAECIEVRVTMTDNERMLYAVAEPDERYKLCSTAHSKIAVVKSILAKHPNEPTLVIGAYLDQLDELGTELGAPVIQGSTKNAEREELFDAFRRGEVKTLVVSKVANFSIDLPEASVAVQVSGTFGSRQEEAQRLGRLLRPKHDGGGAVFYSVVSRDSLDAEYAAHRQRFLAEQGYGYIIKDADDLLGPAL
- a CDS encoding helicase-associated domain-containing protein, producing MSAQSGRPAGRSEATREDSPGVPLGAWLADLPDDRLIRLLELRPDLAQPAPGSIAALAARAVARQSVKAATDELDYLRLAVLDALIVLHAETAATPVTKLVALVGERADEKSILSALDDLRERALVWGERELRVSAEAAAGLPWYPGQAIGEDSSRSAAEISAAIDALDEPQLELLDRLLMGSPVGRTRDAAPGAPADRPVPRLLAAGLLRQLDAETVILPRHVGQVLRGEEPGPVSLTAPDPVSGTTTIADVDSAAAGAVLDLIREIELVIETLSATPVPELRSGGLGVREAKRLSKLTGIDEQRLGLVLEISSAAGLIASGTPDPEPQDGASPYWTPTVAADRFMETPTATRWYLLAGSWLDLPSRPGLIGSRGPDGKPYAALSDSLYSTAAPLDRRLLLELLAELPPGSGVDAQHASRALIWRRPRWAARLQPEPIAHLLDEAHAVGLIGRGALSTPARVLLAGAEDAAIDAMGKALPAPIDHFLVQADLTVVVPGPLQRDLADELAAVAAVESAGAAMVYRVSESSIRHALDTGRTAGGLHTFFERHSKTPVPQGLTYLINDVARRHGQLRVGMASSFLRCEDPTLLAHAVAAPALEHLEVRLLAPTVAVSQAPIGDVLAALRTAGFAPAAEDSSGAIVDLRQRGARVSTPQHRRPFRALPKPSTDTLASVVAVLRRVDSTTPFANVRLDPAVSMALLQQAAMEQKDVVIGYVDAAGVATQRVVRPLTVSGGQLMAWDPAQGRPREFAVHRVTSVMSADAG
- the moaC gene encoding cyclic pyranopterin monophosphate synthase MoaC; amino-acid sequence: MTDGPQRRLSHLDEHGAAHMVDVTDKAATTRTAVAAGSVHTTAEVVELITAGGLPKGDALATARVAGILAAKRTSDLIPLCHHLALTGVDIEFAIGDAVVGVTASVRTTDRTGVEMEALTAVSVAALTLYDMIKAVDPAARLEDIRVLRKEGGKTGLWVREP
- a CDS encoding MogA/MoaB family molybdenum cofactor biosynthesis protein, which produces MTRSARVVIASTRAATGVYEDRTGPIVVAWLAERGFDVPAASVVVDGNAVGDALRAAIDSRADVVITSGGTGISPTDATPEATIGVLDYQIPGLADAIRRSGLPAVPTAVLSRGVCGVAGRTLVINLPGSTGGVRDGLSVLADVLDHALDQLSGGDHR
- a CDS encoding molybdenum cofactor biosynthesis protein MoaE, yielding MTRILRAALVEGPISLTEHEELVADDAAGAVVGFSGMVRNHDGGRDVVRLEYSAHPMAEQTLFEAVAEVAGKATGVRAIAASHRVGVLQIGAAALVAAVAADHRQAAFEACALLVDTVKERLPVWKHQFFADGTDEWVNSA
- a CDS encoding transglycosylase family protein — encoded protein: MSGRHRKPTSSSVSVAKIAVTGAVIGGGSLAFASQAQAAPDAEWDQVARCESGGNWGINTGNGYQGGLQFSPSTWSAHGGGQYAPAANMASKDQQIAIAERVLASQGRGAWPVCGRGLSGATPRNVVNEPTPEDAQIQPAGFEAPAPDAPAPDAPADLPPAPQDMPPAPQDMPPAPQDLPPAPQDMPPAPQDLPPAPQDMPPAPAPQDLPPAPQDLPPAPAPQDIPPAPQDLPPAPADLPPAPQPDVVPVAQEVAPPAAEPVVDTALQMPAPEAPANPDEQTVTVQAASIHFVPQAPADPAVPPTLPPAPAPAPADPAAAPAPGTDVVAASPTEQLPDGMPHLTSPENLPPGTSDQPEGPQDGPNVTYLKELWHAIQTQQVSKGDALLALTQRPLNTPVTNDPSMGTPPGDPNAPAPAPADPNAPLVPAAPAPAPAPAQ
- a CDS encoding MoaD/ThiS family protein produces the protein MAESVQVTVRFFAAARAAAGTESDQLTVRPGATVADVVDELACRNAELARVLQRCSYLRDGIAVRNKATTLQSGQTLDVLPPFAGG
- the moaA gene encoding GTP 3',8-cyclase MoaA yields the protein MTVVGLGVPAIRRDDVPPADMPRSGPLVDTFGRVATDLRVSLTDRCNLRCTYCMPAEGLDWLPGDDLLTRDELVRLLTLAVNRLGITSVRFTGGEPLLYRGLEDVVAAVAALRPRPEIALTTNGVGLSRRARALADAGLNRVNVSLDSLDAGQFAAITRRDRLPDVLDGLSAASEAGLGPVKVNAVLDAVTGLDDGVELLEYCLRYGYQLRIIEQMPLDAGHLWRRDANLSADEIYAALAERFTLTTDPAPRGSAPAQLWQVNGGPATVGIIASVSHAFCAACDRTRLTADGQIRNCLFAAEETDLRALLRNGADDAALETAWRGAMWRKAAGHGINDPDFVQPHRPMSAIGG
- a CDS encoding YccF domain-containing protein; this encodes MRLILNVVWLLFGGLWLALGYLLAALVSFVLIITIPFGFASLRIANYALWPFGRTIVDKPGPRPGALVGNVIWVVLFGVWLAIGHLVSAVAMAITIIGIPLALANLKLIPVSLMPLGKEIVPADHARVPA
- a CDS encoding cold-shock protein translates to MPTGKVKWYDAEKGFGFLSQEEGEDVYVRASALPEGVEGLKAGQRVEFGLASGRRGPQALSVKLIDPPPSLTRTRREATPVERKHTPDELHGMVEDMITLLEGAVQPELRKGRYPDRKVARRVSEVVKAVARELDA